The Pleuronectes platessa chromosome 10, fPlePla1.1, whole genome shotgun sequence genome contains a region encoding:
- the gdf6a gene encoding growth/differentiation factor 6-A: MDAYRVVTLYLGLLLAFLGNIPCFQSAAIISPSAPRRNRGARILHQDGQRSSKFLKDIFASSHPIVELHKEDPKDSIVPHEYMLSIYRTYSAAEKLGLNASFFRSSKSANTITSFVDRGTDDLLHSPLRRQKYLFDVSTLSDQEELVGAELRIFRRAPGDLQASLQTTGLYDVQVYPCRSDKLLDSRSLDPVDSTKAGWEVLDVWETFKAHQHHYHHPHHHPHHHHHHHYQQENQLCLQLRVTLSKSDTEVDLRQLGLDRSSRSQQEKAILVAYTRSKKRENLFNEMKEKIKSRRSAGEKDEAAAVRASGKEGAPPRGVRGDGPRRRRRTALSNRHGKRHGKKSRSRCSKKGLHVNFKELGWDDWIIAPLDYEAYHCEGVCDFPLRSHLEPTNHAIIQTLMNSMDPNSTPPSCCVPTKLSPISILYIDSGNNVVYKQYEDMVVEQCGCR, encoded by the exons ATGGACGCATATCGAGTGGTAACGCTATATCTGGGCCTGCTCCTTGCTTTCCTTGGGAATATACCGTGTTTCCAATCGGCTGCTATCATCTCTCCCTCTGCGCCGAGGAGGAACAGGGGAGCGAGGATCCTTCATCAGGACGGACAGAGGTCATCCAAATTCTTAAAAGACATCTTCGCGTCGTCGCATCCTATCGTGGAGCTCCATAAAGAAGACCCAAAGGACTCTATTGTGCCGCATGAATACATGCTCTCCATATACAGGACATACTCGGCTGCAGAGAAGCTCGGACTAAACGCAAGCTTTTTCCGCTCCTCGAAATCTGCCAACACCATAACAAGTTTTGTGGACAGAGGAACAG ACGATCTTTTGCACTCTCCTCTGCGAAGACAAAAGTATCTGTTTGATGTCTCAACCCTTTCAGACCAAGAGGAGCTGGTCGGGGCGGAATTAAGGATATTCAGGAGGGCGCCCGGGGATTTGCAGGCCTCCCTGCAGACGACGGGCCTCTACGACGTCCAGGTCTACCCCTGCCGCTCGGACAAGCTGCTGGACTCCCGGTCCCTGGACCCGGTGGACTCCACCAAAGCCGGCTGGGAGGTTTTGGACGTGTGGGAAACGTTTAAAGCGCACCAGCATCATTATCACcaccctcatcatcatccccaccaccatcatcaccatcactacCAGCAGGAAAACcagctctgcctccagctcAGGGTAACTCTCAGCAAATCCGACACCGAGGTGGACCTGAGGCAGCTGGGGCTGGACAGGAGCAGCCGGTCCCAGCAGGAGAAGGCCATCCTGGTGGCCTACACCCGCTCCAAGAAGAGGGAGAACCTGTTCAAcgagatgaaggagaagatcaAGTCGCGGAGGTCCGCGGGCGAGAAGGATGAGGCGGCGGCGGTGAGGGCCTCAGGGAAGGAGGGGGCGCCGCCGAGGGGCGTAAGAGGAGACGGGCCCCGGCGTCGGCGCAGGACCGCGCTGAGCAACCGGCACGGGAAGAGGCACGGGAAGAAGTCGAGATCCCGCTGCAGCAAAAAGGGATTGCACGTGAATTTCAAGGAGCTGGGCTGGGACGACTGGATCATCGCGCCCCTGGATTACGAGGCGTACCATTGCGAGGGGGTGTGCGACTTCCCGCTCCGGTCACACCTGGAGCCCACCAACCACGCCATCATACAGACGCTCATGAACTCCATGGACCCCAACAGCACCCCGCCCAGCTGCTGCGTCCCCACCAAACTCAGCCCCATCAGCATCCTCTACATAGACTCAGGCAACAACGTGGTGTACAAACAGTACGAGGACATGGTGGTTGAGCAGTGCGGGTGCAGGTAG